A window of the Radiobacillus deserti genome harbors these coding sequences:
- the sigI gene encoding RNA polymerase sigma factor SigI, with protein sequence MISNRFRKTNNDSLASQVHLVQQGDVELQNQLIDAYKPFIAKTVSEVCKRYIDPTLDDEFSIGLSAFNEAMLAYSSERGSAFLSFARLVIKRKVIDYIRQEQTRLVAASLDETYDEDQMDNPLEISAAKAFHQEEVDQWYRREELSELEMKLKEYKISFKELTMVSPKHQDARESAIKVARLLYEDQELREYVYKKKKIPIKSLVNRVKVSKKTLERNRKYILAIFVILSEDFLYLRDYLKGVGQ encoded by the coding sequence TTGATTTCGAACCGGTTCAGAAAGACTAACAATGATTCCCTAGCTAGCCAGGTTCATCTTGTCCAGCAAGGTGATGTAGAGCTTCAAAATCAGCTGATTGACGCCTATAAGCCGTTTATCGCAAAAACGGTATCGGAAGTGTGTAAACGATATATTGATCCGACATTGGACGATGAGTTTAGCATAGGCTTATCAGCTTTTAATGAAGCAATGCTCGCCTATTCCTCGGAACGGGGAAGTGCTTTTCTCTCGTTTGCTAGACTCGTTATAAAAAGAAAAGTAATCGACTATATTAGACAGGAACAAACGAGATTAGTAGCGGCCTCTTTGGATGAAACATACGACGAAGACCAAATGGACAATCCATTGGAGATTAGTGCTGCAAAAGCCTTTCATCAGGAAGAAGTGGACCAATGGTATAGAAGAGAGGAATTGTCTGAGCTAGAGATGAAGTTGAAGGAATATAAGATTTCGTTTAAAGAACTAACAATGGTTTCACCTAAGCATCAAGATGCTCGTGAATCTGCGATAAAAGTTGCAAGACTTTTATACGAAGATCAAGAGTTGAGAGAATATGTGTATAAGAAAAAGAAAATCCCTATAAAGTCCCTTGTAAATCGAGTAAAAGTAAGTAAAAAAACATTAGAACGAAACAGGAAATATATATTGGCAATCTTTGTTATTTTAAGCGAGGATTTTTTATATCTCCGCGACTATTTAAAGGGGGTGGGG
- a CDS encoding ABC transporter ATP-binding protein, with amino-acid sequence MKKTTERRLFDYAMQFKKVILIGLVCLVIAVSLELAGPFIAKRIIDEHINGIETTWYQVAEMDDRYTVSYEGSYYKRADRLEANDKHIGSATILQVKRAYYFIPEEVTLEGKRELKDGTITIQTGEQEISVQGERLSLSELYPFFQPEQRPIMYLLVLYVALLLIAAFFQFGKTYNLQKASNRIVQKMRNDVFAHTQKVPINYYINRPAGKIVARITNDTEAIRDLYERVLSVFITSFIYMAGIYIALFILDIRLALFCLLLIPIIYIWMKVYKYFGSKYNKVVRSTISEINGNINESIQGMPIIQAFRKEKQIKEEFEALNTRHFTYQRKLVKLSALTSHNLVNVLRNIAFVTFIWYFGSQSLGIESIVTVGVLYAFVDYLTRLFEPVTNMVNQLPLLEQARVGAGRVFELLDETGEEPIHTAIDKYKGHVAFESVSFSYNDEEYVLKDINFEILPGQTAAFVGHTGSGKSSIMNLLFRFYDPQKGKITIDGVDTQSLSRQQIRSHMGIVLQDPFLFTGTILSNVTMNDPDISREMAISALEAVGADKFINKLPENYDEPVKEGGSTLSMGERQLISFARALAFDPSILILDEATANIDTETESIIQQALEVLKKGRTTLVIAHRLSTIQQADQILVLDHGVIKERGNHNQLLEEEGLYYQMYQMQKGQLNRKVM; translated from the coding sequence ATGAAGAAAACAACCGAGCGTCGCTTGTTTGATTATGCGATGCAATTTAAAAAGGTGATTTTGATTGGATTAGTATGTTTAGTTATTGCCGTTAGTCTGGAGCTGGCTGGTCCGTTCATTGCAAAACGAATAATTGATGAACATATTAATGGCATAGAAACAACATGGTACCAGGTCGCGGAAATGGATGATCGCTATACGGTTTCCTATGAGGGAAGCTACTACAAACGAGCAGACCGATTGGAAGCAAATGATAAACATATAGGAAGCGCAACTATTCTGCAAGTGAAAAGAGCCTATTACTTTATTCCAGAAGAAGTAACGCTTGAAGGAAAACGAGAACTTAAAGACGGGACAATCACGATTCAAACGGGTGAGCAAGAAATATCCGTACAAGGAGAACGTTTATCCCTCTCTGAGCTTTATCCTTTCTTCCAACCAGAGCAACGGCCAATTATGTATTTACTTGTCTTATATGTAGCGCTACTCCTAATTGCAGCGTTCTTTCAATTCGGAAAAACATATAACCTTCAGAAGGCTAGTAATCGAATTGTACAGAAAATGCGAAATGACGTTTTTGCACATACGCAAAAGGTGCCAATAAACTACTATATTAATCGACCAGCAGGAAAAATTGTTGCTCGCATTACAAATGATACGGAAGCCATCAGAGATCTTTACGAACGTGTGTTATCTGTATTCATAACGAGCTTTATTTACATGGCAGGAATTTATATTGCACTGTTCATTTTAGATATTCGATTAGCATTATTCTGTTTACTACTCATTCCGATTATCTATATCTGGATGAAAGTATATAAATACTTTGGTTCCAAGTATAACAAGGTTGTTCGTTCCACGATTAGTGAGATCAACGGAAATATTAATGAATCGATTCAAGGGATGCCAATCATTCAAGCATTTCGAAAAGAGAAGCAGATAAAGGAAGAGTTTGAGGCTCTGAACACGAGACATTTTACGTATCAAAGAAAGCTTGTAAAATTAAGTGCGTTAACCTCGCATAATCTCGTCAATGTGCTTCGAAATATCGCATTTGTGACCTTTATTTGGTATTTTGGTTCCCAGTCGTTAGGCATAGAAAGCATTGTCACAGTTGGGGTGCTTTATGCGTTTGTGGATTATCTAACTCGGTTATTTGAACCAGTTACGAATATGGTGAATCAGCTTCCGTTATTAGAACAAGCCCGAGTAGGGGCAGGAAGAGTGTTCGAGCTATTAGATGAAACTGGTGAAGAACCAATTCATACAGCTATTGATAAATATAAAGGGCATGTTGCTTTTGAGAGTGTATCTTTTTCCTATAATGATGAAGAATATGTATTAAAGGATATAAACTTTGAAATCTTGCCGGGACAGACCGCAGCGTTTGTAGGGCATACTGGATCTGGGAAAAGCTCGATTATGAATCTATTGTTCCGCTTTTATGATCCCCAAAAAGGCAAGATAACGATTGATGGTGTGGACACACAAAGCTTATCTCGCCAACAAATCCGAAGCCACATGGGAATTGTATTACAGGATCCTTTCTTATTTACTGGAACGATTTTGTCGAATGTAACAATGAATGACCCGGATATTTCCCGGGAAATGGCGATTTCTGCTTTAGAAGCAGTAGGTGCCGACAAATTCATCAACAAATTACCAGAAAACTATGATGAACCAGTTAAAGAAGGTGGTTCGACATTATCCATGGGAGAGCGGCAACTTATCTCTTTTGCACGTGCTTTAGCGTTTGATCCATCGATTTTAATTTTAGATGAAGCAACAGCAAACATTGATACGGAAACGGAATCGATTATTCAACAAGCATTAGAGGTCTTGAAAAAAGGAAGGACTACACTTGTGATTGCACATCGATTATCCACGATTCAACAAGCAGATCAAATACTTGTATTAGACCATGGAGTGATTAAGGAAAGAGGAAATCATAATCAATTACTAGAAGAAGAAGGCTTGTATTACCAAATGTATCAAATGCAAAAGGGACAATTAAACCGAAAAGTAATGTAA
- a CDS encoding S1 family peptidase, which yields MKEQDHDVMDKDLYEDLTHEEMLEILEEEKKQGKKSYQKTKSRFPKWPFWLIAVALFIQVIAMVPKSFPIAAIDFLSTSSRLMTDSNIDEYQKAVVVVEAGASRGTGFAYTENGLILTNHHVIDGALKEQIYVAFPEAGLKDANIVAEYPEIDLALLQVESEDSVPFLPLAEKATFKKDEHIYFIGNPLRFEGIANEGEVIGYTSIESMDKEVLMLDASVYHGNSGSPVITEEGEVMGIIFATLDHPEHGRVGLAVPIDYFHDVYHD from the coding sequence ATGAAGGAACAAGATCATGATGTGATGGATAAGGATTTATACGAAGATCTGACTCATGAAGAGATGCTGGAGATATTAGAAGAAGAAAAGAAGCAAGGGAAAAAGTCGTATCAAAAAACGAAAAGCCGGTTTCCGAAGTGGCCGTTTTGGCTAATTGCGGTTGCTTTATTTATTCAAGTCATTGCAATGGTTCCAAAAAGCTTTCCAATTGCAGCCATTGATTTCCTCTCTACGTCCTCACGACTTATGACAGATTCAAATATTGACGAGTATCAAAAGGCGGTAGTGGTCGTTGAAGCGGGAGCCTCGCGAGGAACAGGTTTTGCTTACACGGAAAATGGGCTCATCTTAACAAACCACCATGTAATAGATGGTGCGCTAAAAGAGCAGATTTACGTTGCTTTTCCAGAAGCGGGACTTAAGGACGCAAATATAGTAGCCGAATATCCAGAAATTGATCTAGCACTATTGCAAGTAGAATCTGAGGATTCTGTTCCTTTTTTACCGCTAGCTGAAAAAGCAACATTTAAAAAAGACGAACATATTTACTTTATCGGGAATCCTCTTCGATTTGAGGGCATTGCTAACGAAGGAGAAGTCATTGGCTATACGTCCATAGAAAGTATGGATAAAGAAGTACTCATGTTGGATGCTTCAGTCTATCATGGCAATAGTGGGAGTCCAGTTATTACAGAAGAGGGGGAGGTAATGGGGATCATTTTTGCAACCCTCGACCACCCAGAGCATGGAAGAGTTGGACTGGCTGTTCCAATCGATTACTTTCACGATGTGTATCATGATTAA